A genomic window from Brevibacillus agri includes:
- a CDS encoding DNA-3-methyladenine glycosylase family protein, translating to MRTFTIPLTPPYSFERLLQRLQTHPDPQLEVQPEHNMLRRIFRVGTRPVLTRVQFVGELEQPALKIETASALSAAEQRELERTIRHVFSADLDLLPIYEQMREEPELAVLVDRFSGLRLMHDSDLFQSMVKTIIGQQINLTFAANLTQRLLTLAGEEVADEQGVKFLAFPTAEAVARLSTEDLRPLQFSQRKAEYIIDYARAIVDGKVDLERLWAMEDEEIIAHLTPLRGIGRWTVECLLMFGMGRPNLLPAADIGLRNGIALVYKMDNKPDEREIRRIGERWAPWRSIYSLYIWEAVGAVKRKEVWEE from the coding sequence GTGCGTACATTCACCATTCCACTGACACCTCCGTATTCTTTCGAGCGTCTGCTGCAGCGCCTGCAAACCCATCCTGATCCGCAACTGGAAGTACAGCCGGAACACAACATGCTGCGGCGCATTTTTCGGGTCGGGACGCGCCCGGTGTTGACGCGCGTACAATTTGTCGGCGAGCTTGAACAGCCTGCCCTGAAAATCGAGACGGCCTCTGCCTTGTCTGCGGCGGAGCAGCGCGAGCTGGAACGGACGATTCGTCACGTTTTCAGCGCAGACCTCGACCTTTTGCCGATTTACGAGCAGATGAGAGAAGAGCCGGAGCTGGCTGTGCTTGTCGATCGCTTTTCCGGCCTGCGGCTGATGCACGACTCTGATCTGTTTCAGTCGATGGTCAAGACGATAATTGGTCAGCAAATTAATTTAACCTTTGCGGCGAATCTGACCCAGCGTTTGCTGACGCTGGCTGGCGAAGAGGTGGCAGACGAGCAAGGCGTGAAATTTCTCGCGTTTCCGACTGCGGAGGCCGTCGCGCGGCTGTCGACCGAAGACTTGCGCCCGTTGCAGTTCAGCCAGCGAAAAGCCGAGTATATCATTGACTACGCGCGTGCGATTGTGGACGGAAAGGTTGATTTGGAGCGGCTGTGGGCGATGGAGGACGAGGAGATTATCGCGCATTTGACTCCCCTGCGCGGCATTGGCCGCTGGACGGTCGAGTGCCTGCTGATGTTCGGAATGGGCCGCCCTAATTTGCTGCCGGCAGCGGACATCGGGCTGCGCAACGGGATCGCGCTCGTGTACAAAATGGACAACAAGCCGGACGAGCGAGAAATTCGCCGGATAGGAGAGCGCTGGGCGCCATGGCGCAGCATTTACTCTCTCTACATTTGGGAAGCGGTGGGAGCGGTGAAGCGAAAAGAGGTTTGGGAGGAGTAG
- a CDS encoding proline dehydrogenase family protein, with protein sequence MEQAMKDFFLFLSKNKALNAAAKKWGLRFGAGRFVSGVTIAEAIAAVRKLNQQGLVCTLDHLGEFVFSLEEANESADYCIKTLEAIHQSGVDCNLSLKMTSLGLDISRELCMTNMRRILDSAKKNGNIFVRIDMEDYAHNHVTMEILNELLEEYENVGTVIQAYLYKASDDIDSLKDKKVNFRLVKGAYKESPEVAYPNKADVDENYKKIIKQHLLNGGYAAVATHDDNIIAYVKQLEKEYNIPRTQFEFQMLYGIRTQSQIDLAREGYKMRVYVPYGNDWYGYFMRRLAESPANVKFVLKGMFTK encoded by the coding sequence ATGGAACAAGCCATGAAAGATTTTTTCTTATTTTTATCCAAAAACAAAGCACTGAACGCGGCTGCTAAAAAATGGGGCCTGCGCTTCGGGGCCGGCCGCTTTGTATCCGGTGTCACGATTGCAGAAGCCATCGCCGCCGTTCGCAAACTGAACCAGCAAGGTCTTGTGTGCACGCTCGACCATCTGGGGGAATTTGTTTTCAGCCTGGAAGAAGCAAACGAGTCTGCTGACTACTGCATCAAAACGTTGGAAGCGATTCACCAGTCCGGCGTAGACTGCAACCTGTCGCTGAAAATGACCTCGCTCGGCCTGGACATCAGCCGTGAGCTGTGCATGACCAACATGCGCCGCATTCTCGACTCGGCGAAGAAAAACGGCAACATTTTCGTGCGGATCGACATGGAAGACTACGCACACAACCATGTAACGATGGAAATTTTGAACGAGCTGCTGGAAGAATACGAAAACGTGGGAACCGTGATTCAGGCGTATTTGTACAAGGCATCCGACGACATCGACAGCCTGAAGGACAAAAAGGTGAACTTCCGTCTGGTAAAAGGCGCTTACAAGGAGTCGCCGGAAGTAGCGTACCCGAACAAGGCCGATGTAGACGAAAACTACAAAAAAATCATCAAGCAGCATTTACTGAACGGCGGATACGCTGCGGTGGCAACCCACGACGACAACATTATCGCCTATGTGAAGCAGTTGGAAAAAGAATACAACATTCCGCGCACCCAGTTTGAATTCCAGATGTTGTACGGCATTCGCACCCAATCCCAAATCGACCTCGCTCGTGAAGGGTACAAAATGCGCGTCTACGTCCCATACGGCAACGACTGGTACGGCTACTTCATGCGTCGTCTGGCAGAAAGCCCGGCAAACGTGAAGTTCGTGCTCAAAGGAATGTTTACGAAGTAA
- a CDS encoding sigma-54 interaction domain-containing protein encodes MKPLFSMDSVVSDLAAPVNPVDVKIREGEKEGVWQEGERAVKVLVVPRTATLAQCLGQIRQALASAHLPTLAVVDEAGRATGIVLPQQLLEAFANLAQNQSVLLSTLMDTMSEAITIVDSNNIVQYWNRAAETIYEIDRAQVLGTSLDEHFASESIRLLDALRQGTSVQRVYHIPRPDSHVLINAAPIRQGGQIIGAISIEQDITELVRLNEELAHTTAHLHNLQQEMSRFQAADDPFYAIKGHSAPIQSAISSAKKVAQTDATVLIYGESGVGKELFAKAIHQASRRREKPFVAINCGAIPAALFESELFGYQGGAFTGAEKKGKPGKLELAHGGTLFLDEIGELPLELQVKLLRALQERQFYRVGGTEPITVNTRIIAATNRQLEQMVADGRFREDLYYRLNVFSLEIPPLRARREDLPELVQIFIHEYSVAHEQAVPRIPSEVMQALYDYSWPGNIRQLRNVIERLSILQENGVISPEHLPSVIRSQPEPIAPASFASLGGAYTAPAALHPAPATPLALHHPAGPTEKERVIAALERTYGNKKAAAELLGISRGTLYNKMKKYGLDGESFRWN; translated from the coding sequence TTGAAACCTCTCTTTTCAATGGATAGTGTTGTCTCTGACTTGGCCGCTCCCGTGAATCCTGTCGATGTCAAAATACGCGAAGGCGAAAAAGAAGGTGTGTGGCAAGAAGGCGAGCGTGCCGTAAAGGTGCTTGTCGTCCCCCGGACAGCTACGCTTGCGCAATGCCTGGGGCAAATCCGTCAGGCGCTCGCTTCCGCCCATTTGCCCACGCTGGCAGTTGTCGATGAAGCAGGACGTGCAACAGGGATTGTTTTGCCCCAGCAACTACTGGAGGCATTTGCCAACCTGGCCCAAAACCAGTCTGTTTTGCTCAGCACCTTGATGGATACGATGAGCGAAGCGATTACGATTGTGGACTCCAACAACATCGTCCAGTACTGGAACCGGGCAGCGGAAACGATTTATGAGATCGACCGGGCGCAAGTGCTGGGCACTTCACTCGACGAGCATTTTGCCAGCGAGTCCATCCGGCTCCTCGACGCCTTACGCCAAGGCACGTCAGTCCAACGGGTTTACCACATTCCCCGTCCAGACAGCCACGTCCTGATTAACGCCGCCCCGATTCGCCAGGGGGGGCAGATCATCGGGGCGATCTCCATCGAGCAAGATATTACGGAGCTTGTCCGCCTGAATGAAGAGTTGGCGCACACGACCGCACACTTGCACAATCTGCAGCAGGAAATGAGCAGGTTCCAGGCGGCCGACGACCCTTTTTACGCGATCAAAGGGCATTCTGCCCCCATCCAGTCTGCCATCAGTTCGGCCAAAAAAGTCGCGCAGACCGATGCCACCGTGCTGATCTACGGCGAGAGCGGCGTAGGCAAAGAATTGTTTGCCAAAGCGATCCACCAGGCCAGTCGGCGGCGGGAAAAGCCGTTTGTCGCGATTAACTGCGGAGCGATTCCGGCTGCCTTGTTCGAAAGCGAGCTGTTCGGCTATCAGGGCGGAGCTTTTACGGGGGCGGAGAAAAAAGGCAAGCCCGGCAAGCTGGAGCTGGCGCATGGCGGCACGCTTTTCCTCGACGAAATCGGCGAGCTGCCCCTGGAGTTGCAGGTCAAGCTGCTTCGCGCCCTGCAAGAGCGGCAGTTTTACCGCGTAGGCGGAACCGAGCCGATCACCGTCAATACCCGGATCATCGCAGCGACCAACCGCCAGCTTGAGCAGATGGTGGCCGACGGACGATTCCGCGAAGACCTGTACTATCGGCTCAACGTGTTTTCGCTGGAGATTCCTCCGCTGCGTGCGCGGCGCGAAGATTTGCCGGAGCTGGTGCAAATTTTCATCCACGAGTATTCCGTCGCGCACGAGCAAGCCGTCCCCCGCATCCCGTCCGAAGTCATGCAGGCGCTGTACGACTACAGTTGGCCCGGAAACATCCGGCAATTGCGCAATGTCATCGAACGGCTGTCGATCCTGCAAGAAAACGGCGTCATCTCGCCGGAGCATTTGCCAAGCGTCATCCGCTCCCAGCCCGAACCGATTGCCCCTGCTTCCTTCGCCTCGCTGGGCGGTGCGTACACAGCGCCTGCTGCGTTGCATCCGGCCCCGGCCACTCCGCTTGCCCTGCACCATCCGGCAGGACCAACGGAAAAAGAACGGGTCATCGCCGCTCTGGAGCGCACGTACGGCAACAAAAAGGCGGCTGCCGAGCTGCTCGGCATTTCGCGCGGCACTCTTTACAATAAGATGAAGAAATACGGTCTTGATGGGGAGTCGTTCAGATGGAATTGA
- a CDS encoding winged helix-turn-helix domain-containing protein, which produces MELIAWEDDKLEVRYGGEGIVLLPKEYALLKYLYTWKNRSFSRESLLDAVWPLEDPTDRTIDDHIYRLRKKLQKWSHLFTIDTVRGVGYRLSWKQHQPPQLHAWKQDFSESIRTMLSAYHGMGMGAALQTLAANQEVLGFQLDPFYAIYIRFVTGDFAWFVADDDTPLSEKLFYLFHLYHMTEMDAEQTAKLFQTIVKHQASMPQIFQDELQINAVALYANMGEWELAQKQVAHARTIVEQMDSDSFTLFLLAGETWLALLSGSVEKAEGLLQQAFAILHRLPMQREVGSFKLLQGLCQYRQQEIAKARRLVDEGVEVIRATQFVPHLIYAVHNILLFFRHVPCDAKWQSRYEKMWHDLAVQYQFEHLKKSVVHKLSALL; this is translated from the coding sequence ATGGAATTGATCGCCTGGGAGGATGACAAGCTGGAAGTTCGCTACGGTGGGGAAGGCATTGTGCTTTTGCCGAAGGAATACGCTTTGCTGAAATATTTGTACACGTGGAAAAACCGGAGCTTTTCCCGGGAAAGCCTGCTCGACGCCGTATGGCCGCTGGAGGACCCGACTGACCGCACGATTGACGACCACATTTACCGGCTGCGCAAAAAGCTGCAAAAATGGTCGCACCTGTTCACGATCGACACAGTGCGGGGAGTCGGCTACCGGCTGAGCTGGAAGCAGCATCAGCCGCCCCAGTTGCATGCCTGGAAGCAGGACTTTTCGGAAAGTATCCGCACGATGCTGTCCGCCTATCACGGCATGGGGATGGGCGCGGCCCTGCAAACTCTCGCGGCCAACCAGGAAGTGCTCGGCTTTCAGTTGGACCCTTTTTACGCCATCTACATCCGCTTTGTCACGGGCGACTTTGCCTGGTTTGTCGCAGACGACGACACGCCCCTGTCGGAAAAGCTGTTTTATCTTTTTCACCTGTATCACATGACCGAAATGGATGCAGAGCAAACCGCCAAGCTGTTCCAGACCATCGTCAAACATCAGGCGTCCATGCCGCAAATTTTTCAGGATGAGCTGCAAATCAACGCAGTCGCCCTGTATGCCAACATGGGGGAGTGGGAGCTGGCGCAAAAGCAGGTCGCGCACGCCCGGACGATCGTCGAGCAGATGGATTCGGACAGCTTTACCTTGTTTTTGCTGGCGGGCGAAACATGGCTTGCGCTGCTGTCCGGATCGGTCGAAAAAGCCGAGGGGCTGCTGCAGCAAGCATTTGCCATCCTGCACAGGCTGCCGATGCAGCGTGAGGTGGGCAGCTTCAAGCTGCTGCAAGGGCTTTGCCAGTATCGCCAGCAGGAGATCGCCAAAGCGCGGCGGCTGGTGGATGAAGGAGTCGAAGTCATCCGGGCCACCCAGTTTGTCCCGCACCTGATCTACGCGGTGCACAACATCCTGCTGTTTTTCCGCCACGTCCCTTGCGATGCCAAATGGCAGAGCCGCTACGAAAAAATGTGGCACGACTTGGCTGTGCAGTACCAGTTCGAGCATTTGAAAAAGTCGGTCGTCCACAAGCTTTCTGCCCTCTTATGA
- a CDS encoding MFS transporter gives MLTENKTFRTLLFAYGLSTLGDWFDFIAVAIFLGYVWHADPMTMALLPIAYAAPGILLGQFAGVLADRVHKVRMMIAANLIQASLTLLLLAMPDPLWFLLVIALRSCASVFNDPAQQTLTRQIVAPEQLLQATSLNGAVFQSGKLIGPLIGGMVAAMVTPALCLIINAVSYLLSAVLLLTIRHVEKKLPRPASWEKTIPFRLAWQEGWAVFLQNRVLLFSSLFSLLAMMAIQLADAQLPVVFREKVPGHPEVVGYSVSVIGLGALLTITWLHRRKTIRSFGWVLGGGVLLIGACFAWIGLFQPGGGIHWLLAASLLAGIGTGLTSVGTNYLVQKETPTHALGRVRGIIDSLSSATFIVAPLLGGALMTWLGPAQAFLWVGSLVGAVGGGAILLQRWIWGKRDADTAATAAAKQAG, from the coding sequence TTGCTTACCGAAAACAAGACGTTTCGCACGCTGCTTTTCGCTTACGGGCTGTCTACGCTAGGGGACTGGTTCGACTTTATCGCGGTCGCCATCTTCCTGGGCTACGTCTGGCATGCCGATCCGATGACGATGGCGCTTTTGCCGATTGCGTATGCGGCTCCCGGCATTTTGCTCGGACAATTCGCCGGGGTGCTGGCCGATCGTGTCCATAAAGTACGCATGATGATCGCGGCAAATCTGATTCAGGCGAGCCTCACCCTGCTGTTGCTCGCCATGCCTGATCCGCTCTGGTTTCTGCTCGTCATCGCCTTGCGCTCCTGCGCTTCCGTCTTCAACGATCCGGCTCAGCAAACCTTGACGCGGCAAATCGTCGCACCGGAGCAACTGCTTCAGGCGACCTCGCTGAACGGAGCCGTTTTCCAAAGCGGCAAGCTGATCGGTCCACTGATCGGCGGGATGGTCGCCGCCATGGTGACACCAGCGCTCTGCCTCATCATCAATGCCGTGAGCTACCTGCTCTCCGCCGTCTTGCTTTTGACCATTCGCCACGTGGAGAAAAAGCTCCCCCGCCCCGCTTCGTGGGAAAAAACGATTCCGTTTCGCCTCGCCTGGCAGGAAGGCTGGGCCGTGTTTTTGCAAAACCGCGTCTTGCTGTTTAGCTCGCTTTTTTCCTTGCTGGCGATGATGGCGATTCAGCTTGCGGACGCGCAGTTACCTGTCGTGTTCAGGGAAAAAGTGCCGGGGCATCCGGAGGTCGTCGGGTATTCCGTCAGTGTGATCGGGCTTGGGGCCTTGCTCACGATCACCTGGCTGCATCGGCGCAAAACGATTCGCTCGTTCGGCTGGGTGCTTGGGGGCGGCGTGCTTTTGATCGGCGCGTGCTTTGCCTGGATCGGCCTGTTCCAGCCGGGCGGCGGCATCCACTGGCTGCTGGCGGCTTCGCTGCTCGCTGGCATCGGTACGGGACTGACTTCGGTCGGCACCAACTACCTCGTGCAAAAAGAAACGCCCACGCACGCACTCGGCCGAGTCAGGGGCATTATTGATTCGCTGTCCAGCGCGACGTTTATTGTGGCGCCGTTACTGGGCGGCGCACTGATGACCTGGCTCGGGCCGGCGCAAGCCTTTTTGTGGGTCGGCTCGCTGGTCGGGGCTGTCGGCGGCGGGGCGATTCTTTTGCAGCGCTGGATTTGGGGCAAGCGCGACGCAGACACTGCCGCTACGGCTGCTGCAAAACAAGCCGGATGA
- a CDS encoding PQQ-dependent sugar dehydrogenase, whose protein sequence is MKRIARWYSSEHGPSAHDELNRIEPKGNYGWPAITGDQEQQGMRTPIWQSKDETWAPSGMAFVRQGPWAGQLLIANLRGQQLLRVKLDPGRADAVTEASTIFANELGRLRDVVEGPDGSLYLLTNNRDGRGEPRDGDDRIIRLVLQQP, encoded by the coding sequence ATGAAAAGAATCGCGAGGTGGTACAGCTCCGAGCACGGCCCGTCGGCGCACGATGAACTGAACCGGATCGAGCCAAAAGGAAACTACGGCTGGCCCGCGATCACGGGCGATCAGGAGCAGCAAGGGATGCGAACTCCGATCTGGCAAAGCAAAGACGAGACATGGGCACCGTCTGGCATGGCTTTTGTCCGCCAAGGGCCGTGGGCAGGGCAGTTGCTCATTGCGAACTTGCGCGGTCAGCAACTATTGCGCGTGAAGCTGGACCCTGGCCGCGCCGATGCCGTCACAGAGGCGTCCACGATTTTTGCCAATGAGCTAGGACGCCTGCGCGATGTTGTGGAAGGCCCGGATGGATCGCTCTACCTTTTGACCAACAACCGCGATGGGCGCGGCGAGCCGAGAGACGGGGATGACCGGATCATCCGGCTTGTTTTGCAGCAGCCGTAG
- a CDS encoding PilZ domain-containing protein, with product MESIIQIRKGNQLVEGHVTYEEGDLIEAVFPRHLEVTVGDQIPCLLTADYETISNFDAVVVAKDKNRLFLFHSPTISEFREQRRRYPRFDMEVKGWVQYPTQEPDSFFSVYSQMAYLVNLSLGGLAFRADKPVPIDQAIVFSFELYGRNRPDGVVKAELQVIHERIEGPHYFYGCTIKAITARHFHNLRKYILHRQIEERRQVKIE from the coding sequence ATGGAAAGCATTATACAAATTAGAAAAGGGAATCAATTGGTGGAAGGCCATGTGACATATGAAGAAGGAGACTTGATCGAAGCGGTTTTCCCCCGTCACCTGGAAGTGACTGTCGGCGATCAGATTCCTTGCTTGTTGACCGCTGATTATGAAACCATCAGCAATTTTGATGCCGTCGTGGTGGCGAAGGACAAAAATCGGCTGTTTTTGTTCCATTCGCCTACGATCAGCGAGTTCCGCGAGCAGCGTAGGCGCTATCCCCGCTTCGACATGGAGGTAAAAGGCTGGGTGCAATATCCGACTCAGGAGCCGGATTCGTTTTTTTCCGTGTACAGTCAAATGGCCTATTTGGTGAACTTGAGCCTTGGAGGACTGGCGTTTCGGGCAGACAAGCCCGTCCCGATCGACCAGGCCATTGTGTTTTCTTTTGAGCTGTACGGACGAAACAGGCCGGACGGGGTAGTAAAGGCAGAGCTGCAAGTCATTCACGAACGGATTGAAGGCCCCCACTACTTTTACGGCTGCACGATCAAAGCAATCACGGCCCGGCATTTCCACAATTTGCGCAAGTACATTTTGCACAGGCAAATCGAGGAACGCAGGCAAGTGAAAATCGAATAA
- a CDS encoding DUF5325 family protein: MNRYQMVTLALAFCVTACLIGVGISIGEKSPLGILGCIVVAFSLMGFGFSYKRKHMR, from the coding sequence ATGAATCGTTATCAAATGGTAACACTGGCTTTGGCATTTTGCGTAACCGCCTGTCTCATCGGAGTTGGCATTTCCATCGGGGAAAAAAGCCCCCTCGGCATCCTTGGTTGTATCGTTGTTGCCTTCTCATTGATGGGATTTGGCTTTTCGTACAAGCGCAAGCATATGCGCTAA
- a CDS encoding tetraprenyl-beta-curcumene synthase family protein, whose translation MSELRNPWQLLYRVYRHVQPVLEREFAAWYERAQAIPNPELRKQAQDSMNSKKFHCQGGCVYAAQVIPYVETIVPLIVAYQTISDYLDNLCDRSTSLDPKDFRQLHFSMQDALTPGAPLRDYYQYREDKDDGGFLAGLVQTCQRYAAQLPAYSKIQPQVLVFSCLYSDLQVHKHIAQHLREGELLAWWDEYKERYDYLQWQEFAAVTGSTIGIFALFCLATEDDVSEETINTVSEAYFPWLCGLHILLDYLIDLEEDRLGGDLNFVSYYDSEQVATERLQFFIKQAKASVKRLPNPAFHRMIVDGLVAFYLADRKVNRSQPHIYTIARQLLKQAKGLPSVLFYVNSLLVRR comes from the coding sequence GTGAGCGAACTACGCAATCCATGGCAGTTACTATATCGGGTCTATCGTCATGTTCAGCCTGTTCTGGAGCGGGAGTTTGCAGCCTGGTACGAGCGAGCCCAGGCGATTCCCAACCCGGAGCTCAGGAAGCAGGCGCAGGACAGCATGAACTCCAAAAAATTTCATTGCCAGGGAGGATGCGTCTACGCCGCGCAGGTCATCCCGTACGTGGAGACGATCGTGCCGTTGATCGTCGCTTACCAGACGATCAGCGACTATCTGGACAATTTGTGCGATCGCAGCACTTCACTGGACCCAAAAGACTTTCGGCAACTGCATTTCTCGATGCAGGATGCGCTGACACCTGGAGCGCCGTTGCGCGATTACTACCAATACCGCGAGGACAAGGATGACGGAGGCTTTTTGGCCGGATTGGTGCAAACCTGTCAGCGGTATGCAGCACAGTTGCCCGCTTACAGCAAGATTCAGCCGCAAGTGCTCGTCTTTTCCTGTTTGTACAGCGATCTGCAAGTGCACAAGCACATCGCCCAGCATTTGCGCGAGGGCGAGCTTTTGGCCTGGTGGGATGAGTACAAGGAGCGATACGACTATTTGCAATGGCAGGAGTTTGCGGCGGTAACAGGCTCGACGATCGGGATTTTTGCCCTGTTTTGCCTGGCGACAGAGGACGATGTCAGCGAGGAGACGATCAACACGGTCAGCGAGGCTTATTTTCCGTGGCTTTGCGGATTACATATACTGCTGGATTACTTGATTGACCTGGAGGAAGACAGACTGGGCGGGGACTTGAACTTCGTAAGCTACTACGATTCCGAGCAGGTGGCGACGGAGCGCTTGCAATTTTTCATTAAACAAGCAAAGGCAAGCGTTAAACGCTTGCCAAATCCTGCATTTCACCGTATGATCGTGGACGGGCTGGTCGCATTTTATCTGGCTGATCGCAAAGTAAACCGCAGTCAGCCACACATTTATACTATCGCTAGACAACTGCTGAAACAGGCAAAAGGTTTGCCATCTGTTCTGTTTTACGTGAACAGCCTGCTTGTACGGCGATAA
- a CDS encoding response regulator, giving the protein MRYFIVDDDAAVRFMLAQIVEDADLGEVCGEAEDGSLVDHDFLSWKQVDILLIDMLMPKRDGIETIRQLNRYTGKIVMISQIESKELIAEAYSLGIEYYVTKPVNRLEVISVLQKVRERILLQQSIEGIQRTLHVLSAQTAFTRPVEHAYSERSILSSATFLLTELGVISEKGSKDLLAMMEILHRFEKDNGTEAKLPSLRDMFAAVAERKLGTGAAALIQKESKAAEQRVRRVIYQALTHLASLGLTDFGHPKFESYAALFFDFTEVRKRMRELENQVEMSIPPTRIHTKKFIYVLYMEAKRRLGVLQG; this is encoded by the coding sequence ATGCGCTACTTCATCGTGGACGACGATGCTGCTGTGCGATTCATGCTCGCTCAAATCGTTGAAGATGCCGATTTGGGAGAGGTGTGCGGGGAAGCGGAGGACGGCTCCCTCGTTGACCATGATTTTTTGAGTTGGAAGCAGGTGGACATTTTACTGATCGACATGCTGATGCCCAAGCGGGATGGCATCGAGACGATCCGGCAGTTGAACCGCTACACGGGAAAAATCGTCATGATCTCGCAGATCGAGTCGAAAGAGCTGATCGCGGAGGCGTATTCGCTCGGGATTGAATACTACGTGACGAAGCCTGTGAATCGGCTGGAGGTCATCAGCGTATTGCAAAAGGTGCGGGAGCGAATCTTGCTGCAGCAATCCATCGAGGGCATCCAGCGCACCCTGCATGTATTGTCTGCGCAGACGGCTTTCACGCGGCCTGTCGAGCACGCCTATTCGGAGCGGAGCATTTTGTCTTCGGCCACCTTTCTTTTGACCGAGCTTGGCGTCATCAGCGAAAAAGGGAGCAAAGATTTGCTGGCGATGATGGAAATTTTGCATCGCTTCGAAAAGGACAACGGCACCGAGGCGAAGCTCCCTTCGCTGCGCGACATGTTCGCCGCCGTGGCGGAGCGCAAGCTGGGAACAGGAGCGGCTGCCTTGATCCAGAAAGAGAGCAAAGCAGCCGAGCAGCGAGTGCGAAGAGTGATCTATCAAGCTTTGACGCACCTCGCCTCTCTCGGGCTGACCGATTTTGGCCACCCGAAGTTTGAAAGCTACGCGGCCCTGTTTTTTGATTTCACGGAAGTCCGCAAGCGCATGCGCGAGCTGGAAAACCAGGTGGAAATGTCGATTCCTCCCACCCGCATTCACACGAAAAAATTCATCTACGTCCTCTACATGGAAGCAAAAAGAAGGCTAGGGGTATTGCAAGGGTGA
- a CDS encoding TAXI family TRAP transporter solute-binding subunit, with the protein MKKRSVLFSLILLLSMAWMTACGGGSQQLVIATGGTGGTYYPLGGGMADHITKNAGVTATAQATGASAENIRLLRDKKADIAFTQNDIAEYAAAGTNMFQQDGKIDSFQALGALYDETIQIVVSADSNIKSVADLKGKRVSVGAPGSGTEINAQQILEAYGLTFDDTQLQRLSFADSAKAIQDGKLDAAFQTAGTPTAAITELAATTGVKIIPIDNDKIDAIIAKYPYYVKTTVPANTYQTVPEEVTTVSVKSMLLIRSDLDEDLVYKVTKAIFDNTDKLGHAKAKEIKLDSVLSGVSIPIHPGAKKYFDEKGVK; encoded by the coding sequence TTGAAAAAGCGTTCTGTTCTCTTCTCGCTCATCTTGCTTCTCTCCATGGCCTGGATGACCGCATGTGGCGGCGGCAGCCAGCAACTGGTGATCGCGACAGGCGGCACAGGCGGCACGTACTATCCGCTCGGCGGCGGAATGGCCGACCATATCACGAAAAACGCCGGCGTGACAGCCACAGCGCAGGCTACGGGCGCCTCTGCCGAGAACATCCGGCTGCTTCGCGACAAAAAAGCGGATATCGCCTTTACGCAAAACGACATCGCCGAATACGCCGCAGCGGGAACGAACATGTTTCAGCAAGATGGCAAAATAGATTCGTTCCAGGCTTTGGGCGCTCTGTACGACGAGACGATTCAGATCGTCGTCTCGGCTGACAGCAACATCAAAAGCGTAGCCGATCTGAAAGGAAAGCGCGTCTCTGTCGGCGCTCCGGGCAGCGGTACGGAGATCAACGCCCAGCAAATTTTGGAGGCGTACGGGCTGACATTCGACGATACGCAGTTGCAGCGGCTCTCGTTTGCCGACTCGGCCAAGGCGATCCAGGACGGCAAGCTCGACGCCGCGTTCCAGACTGCCGGGACTCCAACTGCCGCCATCACCGAGCTGGCTGCCACGACAGGCGTGAAAATCATTCCGATCGACAACGACAAGATCGACGCGATTATCGCCAAATACCCTTACTACGTCAAAACAACCGTTCCTGCGAATACGTACCAGACCGTTCCCGAGGAAGTCACGACCGTGTCCGTCAAATCCATGCTGCTGATCCGCTCCGATCTCGACGAAGACCTCGTGTACAAGGTGACAAAGGCGATTTTCGATAACACCGACAAGCTCGGCCACGCCAAGGCCAAGGAGATCAAGCTCGACAGCGTGCTCAGCGGCGTCAGCATTCCGATCCATCCCGGGGCGAAAAAGTACTTTGACGAAAAAGGCGTGAAGTAA